One Kribbella sp. NBC_00662 genomic region harbors:
- a CDS encoding carbohydrate ABC transporter permease: MVMTAVRQDVTATGPPPAAARRRARRRTYLWSYVYLAPMMVLLLAFVVYPIIASLGYTFYKWDGIGDPSSFVGLANFRQIVHDSIFWRSLGHTFVYAAFVVPIQLVLALALALVLNNKRLRFASFYRTLFFLPVVTSAAVIGVVIQLLVSNFGDSINTLLLNLHLIHQHIDWLGDPHFAMAIIILVGIWHTFGYNLVYFLAGLQTIPDELYEAARLDGAGRIAMFRYITIPMLRAVGVVIVILAVIGTFQIFDLVQVLTSGGPFFATEVVNTYIYHLAFGGSNANAVQPDIGLASAASFIYGLLLIGFSVVQVVVLRSLARRRSAS; the protein is encoded by the coding sequence ATGGTGATGACCGCCGTACGGCAGGACGTGACCGCTACCGGGCCGCCACCAGCGGCGGCCCGGCGGCGGGCCCGCCGTCGTACCTATCTGTGGTCGTACGTGTATCTGGCGCCGATGATGGTGCTGCTGCTCGCGTTCGTGGTGTATCCGATCATCGCGTCGCTCGGCTACACGTTCTACAAGTGGGACGGGATCGGCGACCCGTCGAGCTTCGTGGGCCTGGCCAACTTCCGGCAGATCGTCCACGACAGCATCTTCTGGCGATCCCTCGGCCACACCTTCGTGTACGCCGCGTTCGTCGTACCGATTCAGCTGGTGCTGGCCTTGGCGCTCGCGTTGGTGCTGAACAACAAGCGGCTGCGGTTCGCCTCGTTCTACCGGACGCTGTTCTTCCTGCCGGTGGTGACGTCGGCCGCGGTGATCGGTGTTGTGATCCAGCTCCTGGTGTCGAACTTCGGTGACTCGATCAACACGCTGCTGCTGAACCTGCACCTGATCCATCAGCACATCGACTGGCTGGGGGATCCGCACTTCGCGATGGCGATCATCATCCTGGTCGGCATCTGGCACACGTTCGGCTACAACCTCGTGTACTTCCTGGCCGGGCTGCAGACGATCCCGGACGAGCTCTACGAGGCGGCACGGCTCGACGGCGCCGGCCGGATCGCGATGTTCCGCTACATCACGATCCCGATGTTGCGCGCGGTCGGCGTGGTGATCGTGATCCTGGCGGTGATCGGGACCTTCCAGATCTTCGACCTGGTACAGGTGCTGACCAGCGGCGGCCCGTTCTTCGCCACCGAGGTCGTGAACACGTACATCTACCACCTGGCGTTCGGCGGCAGTAACGCCAACGCGGTCCAACCGGACATCGGCCTGGCCTCGGCCGCGTCGTTCATCTACGGCCTGCTGCTGATCGGCTTCTCCGTCGTCCAGGTCGTCGTACTGCGTTCACTCGCTCGTAGGAGGAGTGCCTCATGA
- a CDS encoding carbohydrate ABC transporter permease codes for MTRRRVVTVMTHVALLVSGLAWLYPLFWALGSSLKSDDDFFTDGLNPMPSHFLWANYLNAWQEASFGRYFMNTILITVGTVVITLVVTSCAGYVLARTRFPGRGFCLGLVSATLFLPHGYTIIPVFDLMQRVHLLNSLWSVIIVQASGGVVFGTFLFMGYFMAIDKELEDAAMVDGANFHQTFARIMLPLSGPMLATVGLFTAITAWNSFFIPLVFTLGRPELRTLAIGMYAFIGENSTEWTLLCAGTVITLAPIILLFVLLQRFFVNGLAGAVKQ; via the coding sequence ATGACCCGGCGGCGCGTGGTGACGGTGATGACGCATGTGGCGTTGCTGGTCAGCGGGTTGGCGTGGCTGTACCCGCTGTTCTGGGCACTCGGTTCCTCGCTGAAGAGTGACGACGACTTCTTCACCGACGGGCTGAATCCGATGCCCTCGCACTTCCTCTGGGCGAACTACCTGAACGCGTGGCAGGAGGCGTCATTCGGCCGGTACTTCATGAACACAATACTGATCACCGTAGGCACGGTGGTGATCACTTTAGTAGTCACCTCCTGCGCGGGATACGTACTTGCCCGTACACGCTTCCCGGGCCGTGGCTTCTGCCTCGGGCTGGTCTCGGCGACGCTGTTCCTGCCGCACGGGTACACGATCATCCCGGTGTTCGACCTGATGCAGCGGGTGCATCTGCTGAACAGCCTGTGGTCGGTGATCATCGTGCAGGCATCCGGGGGAGTGGTGTTCGGGACGTTCCTGTTCATGGGCTACTTCATGGCGATCGACAAGGAGCTCGAGGACGCCGCGATGGTGGACGGCGCGAACTTCCATCAGACGTTCGCCCGGATCATGCTGCCGCTGTCCGGGCCGATGCTGGCCACCGTCGGCCTGTTCACCGCGATCACCGCGTGGAACAGCTTCTTCATCCCGCTGGTGTTCACCCTCGGCCGGCCCGAGCTGCGCACGCTGGCAATCGGCATGTACGCGTTCATCGGCGAGAACTCGACCGAGTGGACGCTGCTCTGTGCCGGCACGGTCATCACGCTCGCGCCGATCATCCTGCTCTTCGTGCTCCTGCAGCGTTTCTTCGTCAACGGACTGGCCGGTGCGGTCAAGCAATAG